The following proteins are co-located in the Catenulispora sp. MAP5-51 genome:
- a CDS encoding PAC2 family protein: MIELDGIPELADPVMVAAFEGWNDAGEAASNAVKHLAEAYAGGGRVFAALDGEDYYDYQVHRPMVASVEDRRQVIWPTTRFSIVRAPARLLPGDAHEEPRDLVLVHGVEPNMRWRSFCEEILGLARDLGVGQIITLGAYLADVPHTRATPVTGTSSDEAYQALFDVEPPTYEGPVGITGVFQEACHHAGIPLMSFWAAVPHYVAHPPVPKATLALLRRLEDVLDLSVPTKRLAEEAQSWEAGVDELAENDAEVGEYVRTLEEQRDNEDAADLPEASGEAIAREFERYLRRQERRRGSSEEG; the protein is encoded by the coding sequence ATGATCGAGCTGGACGGGATCCCGGAACTGGCCGACCCGGTGATGGTGGCGGCCTTCGAGGGGTGGAACGACGCCGGGGAGGCGGCCTCCAACGCGGTGAAGCACCTGGCCGAGGCGTATGCCGGGGGCGGGCGGGTGTTCGCGGCGCTGGACGGCGAGGACTACTACGACTACCAGGTCCACCGGCCGATGGTGGCCTCGGTGGAGGACCGGCGGCAGGTCATCTGGCCGACCACGCGGTTCTCGATCGTGCGCGCGCCGGCGCGGCTGCTGCCCGGGGACGCGCACGAGGAGCCGCGGGATCTGGTGCTGGTGCACGGTGTGGAGCCGAACATGCGCTGGCGCTCGTTCTGCGAGGAGATCCTGGGGCTGGCGCGGGACCTGGGCGTGGGGCAGATCATCACGCTGGGCGCCTACCTGGCCGACGTGCCGCACACCCGCGCCACACCGGTCACCGGCACCAGTTCCGACGAGGCCTACCAGGCGCTGTTCGACGTGGAGCCGCCGACGTACGAGGGCCCGGTGGGCATCACCGGGGTGTTCCAGGAGGCCTGCCATCACGCGGGCATCCCGCTGATGTCGTTCTGGGCCGCGGTGCCGCACTACGTGGCGCACCCGCCGGTGCCGAAGGCGACGCTGGCCCTGCTGCGGCGCCTGGAGGACGTGCTGGACCTGTCGGTCCCGACCAAGCGCCTGGCCGAGGAGGCGCAGTCCTGGGAGGCCGGCGTGGACGAGCTGGCCGAGAACGACGCCGAGGTCGGCGAATACGTGCGCACGCTGGAGGAACAGCGCGACAACGAGGACGCCGCCGACCTGCCCGAGGCCAGCGGCGAGGCGATCGCCCGCGAATTCGAGCGGTACCTGCGGCGCCAGGAGCGGCGGCGGGGGTCCTCGGAGGAGGGCTAG
- a CDS encoding SAM-dependent methyltransferase yields the protein MSDLGTGPRAKIDTTVPHSARIWNQLLGGKDNYPVDRQAAEKILEVFPGMADIARQSRHMLTRVVRHLAGEGGIRQFLDIGTGLPTVDNTHEVAQRLAPTSRIVYVDNDPLVLVHAEALLVGTPEGATTYIEADVRDPDAILRQAAETLDFTQPIALMLMGIMGLVRDEQDPRSVVRRLMAALPPGSLLALYDGSDTDPAYVEAIQGFNKASGAVPYTPRSPQQIGSFFEGLQLIEPGVVSVSQWRPEPNPWGMPAEVACAGGVARKA from the coding sequence ATGAGCGACCTGGGCACCGGTCCGCGCGCCAAGATCGACACCACCGTGCCGCACTCGGCCCGGATCTGGAACCAGCTGCTCGGCGGCAAGGACAACTACCCCGTCGACCGCCAGGCGGCCGAGAAGATCCTCGAGGTCTTCCCGGGCATGGCCGACATCGCCCGCCAGTCCCGGCACATGCTCACCCGCGTCGTCCGGCACCTCGCCGGCGAAGGGGGCATCCGCCAGTTCCTGGACATCGGGACCGGGCTGCCCACGGTCGACAACACCCACGAGGTCGCACAGCGCCTGGCGCCCACCTCCCGCATCGTCTACGTCGACAACGACCCGCTGGTCCTGGTCCACGCCGAGGCCCTCCTGGTGGGCACTCCCGAGGGCGCCACCACCTACATCGAAGCCGACGTGCGCGATCCCGATGCCATCCTGCGCCAGGCCGCCGAAACCCTGGACTTCACCCAGCCCATAGCCCTCATGCTGATGGGCATCATGGGCCTGGTCCGCGACGAGCAGGACCCCCGATCCGTCGTGCGGCGCCTGATGGCGGCCCTGCCACCGGGCAGCCTCCTGGCACTGTACGACGGCAGCGACACCGACCCGGCCTACGTCGAGGCCATCCAAGGCTTCAACAAGGCCAGCGGCGCCGTTCCCTACACCCCCCGCAGCCCACAGCAGATCGGTTCCTTCTTCGAGGGCCTGCAGCTCATCGAGCCCGGCGTCGTATCGGTATCGCAGTGGCGCCCCGAACCGAACCCCTGGGGCATGCCCGCCGAGGTCGCCTGTGCTGGCGGTGTCGCCCGCAAGGCTTGA